In a single window of the Octopus sinensis linkage group LG1, ASM634580v1, whole genome shotgun sequence genome:
- the LOC115213062 gene encoding mismatch repair endonuclease PMS2, which produces MKMEENNSDSATSSSQNDSEEFLKNRTFQKDTIQAIDRKSIHHICSGQVIVNLATGVKELVENSIDAGATTVEIKLKEYGSELIEVIDNGCGVAEENFEGLTLKHYTSKLKDISDLTLVETFGFRGEALSSLCALSKLTVITRHINASVGTKLQFDHHGKINSRTPCARQPGCTVILENLFSTLPVRHKEFLRNLKKEFFKMVQILNSYCLINVGVRISCYNQVGKGSRSLIVSSIGKCSVKENIANIFGTKQLQTISEIIHTKPSEDVCADFGIKLNEEVCDLFSIDGYISKCEHGCGRSSTDRQFYFVNKRPCDSVKITKIVNDVYHMYNRHQYPFVVLQLNITKGSVDVNVTPDKRKVFFENEKLLHAIIKASLLALYEPMSAICTSISMKGQLNFDAKHERVFNESCEKELSSPKQTPSKLLSNLSRSMSSPSSGSNHQSHENTPSSLMKFYNEKQKLSSSSPTLKKAQSLNSLSRWLKRKPQDDTENVESDRSSPKKLAYSEPFLDSSFTFKDLSQGENCKQVQDEDTASFHSSNETQPVSDSGLSLSQPESSQSQTESYSSLSVYYHSCDTVSPSEEHTASVKSEESQSQTSELQEQETEREMVKKSEVIAKYDEESEIFRKETTVPFSMDFLRQKLKLRREHKDNASKDLCRNFRAKISPNENKSAEEELAKQIDKSMFKSMEILGQFNLGFIITRLNDDLFIVDQHATDEKYNFEKLRKNTVMQGQKLIRPQSLELTASNEIILLNSIEIFNRNGFSFIIDESALPGQRVKLETAPVSKNWNFGKEDIEELIFMLTDSPGVMCRPSRICQMFASRACRKSIMIGTALKKREMKTLICHMSELDQPWNCPHGRPTMRHLINLSMIPTSI; this is translated from the exons ATGAAGATGGAAGAAAATAACAGTGACAG TGCTACGAGTTCCAGCCAAAATGACAGTGAAGAATTTCTGAAGAATCGAACATTTCAGAAAGATACTATCCAGGCAATTGATCGTAAATCAATTCATCACATATGCTCTGGTCAGGTCATTGTTAATCTAGCAACAGGCGTTAAAGAACTTGTTGAGAACAGTATAGATGCTGGAGCCACAACTGTCG aaattaaattaaaagaatatggtTCTGAGTTGATTGAAGTTATTGATAATGGTTGTGGCGTCGCAGAAGAAAATTTTGAAGGTTTAA CTTTGAAACATTATACCTCCAAACTGAAGGATATTTCTGACCTCACCTTAGTAGAAACATTTGGGTTTCGTGGAGAAGCATTGAGTTCATTGTGTGCCCTCAGTAAACTAACAGTTATCACCAGACATATAAATGCTTCAGTTGGTACAAAACTCCAATTtgatcatcatggaaagattaaTTCACGCACACCTTGTGCAAGACAA CCAGGATGCACTGTCATATTGGAGAATTTGTTTTCAACACTACCTGTTAGGCATAAAGAATTTTTAAGGAACTTGaaaaaagaattctttaaaatGGTTCAAATTTTGAATTCCTACTGCCTTATTAACGTCGGTGTGAGGATTTCATGTTATAACCAGGTTGGAAAAGG ATCAAGATCATTAATTGTATCATCAATTGGAAAGTGTTCAGTTAAAGAAAATATCGCTAATATTTTTGGAACAAAGCAA CTTCAAACAATTTCAGAAATTATTCATACTAAACCCTCAGAAGATGTATGTGCTGACTttggaataaaactgaatgaaGAAGTGTGTGATCTTTTCAG CATTGATGGTTACATTTCAAAATGTGAACATGGCTGTGGAAGAAGTAGCACTGATCGGCAATTTTATTTTGTCAATAAACGCCCCTGTGATTCTGTAAAG ATTACTAAGATTGTCAATGATGTTTATCACATGTACAACCGTCACCAGTACCCATTTGTGGTTCTTCAGCTGAACATTACCAAAG GAAGTGTTGATGTCAACGTTACACCTGATAAACGGAAAGTATTCTTTGAGAATGAGAAGTTACTTCATGCTATCATAAAG GCTTCACTGTTGGCACTTTATGAACCAATGTCTGCTATTTGTACAAGTATTTCTATGAAAG GTCAATTAAATTTTGATGCAAAACATGAGAGAGTATTTAATGAAAG TTGTGAAAAAGAATTGTCAAGTCCTAAGCAG ACACCGAGTAAATTACTTAGCAACTTGAGCAGGTCAATGTCTTCCCCTTCATCTGGTTCAAACCATCAATCTCATGAAAATACACCATCAAGCCTTATGAAATTTTACAATGAAAAAC AAAAATTATCAAGCTCTTCACCAACTTTAAAGAAAGCTCAATCATTAAACAGTCTTTCAAGATGGTTGAAAAGAAAGCCACAAGATGACACTGAAAATGTGGAATCTGACAGAAGTTCTCCAAAGAAACTTGCGTATAGTGAACCATTTCTGGattcttcttttactttcaaAGACCTTTCTCAAGGCGAAAATTGTAAACAGGTACAAGATGAAGACACAGCCTCATTCCATTCATCTAATGAAACTCAGCCTGTTTCAGATTCAGGACTATCTCTCAGTCAACCTGAATCTTCACAAAGCCAAACAGAATCTTATTCCTCTCTATCAGTTTATTACCATAGTTGTGACACGGTCTCTCCATCCGAAGAACATACAGCCAGTGTTAAAAGTGAAGAATCACAATCACAAACTTCTGAGTTACAAGAacaggagacagaaagagaaatggTGAAAAAGAGTGAAGTGATTGCAAAATAT gatGAAGAGTCAGAgatatttagaaaagaaacaaCTGTGCCATTTTCTATGGATTTCCTCCGTCAGAAACTAAAATTACGTAGAGAACACAAAGACAATGCTTCCAAAGATCTTTGTCGCAACTTTCGAGCAAAAATTTCTCCAAATGAAAACAAATCAGCTGAGGAAGAACTTGCTAAACAAATTGACAAAAGTATGTTTAAAAGTATGGAAATCTTGGGACAG TTCAATCTTGGCTTTATCATCACACGATTAAATGATGACTTATTCATTGTGGATCAACATGCTACTGATGAAAAGTATAATTTTGAGAAATTGCGGAAAAACACAGTTATGCAAGGCCAGAAATTGATTCG tcctcagtcttTGGAATTAACTGCAAGCAATGAAATTATTCTTCTCAATAGTATTGAGATTTTCAACCGAAATGGCTTCAGTTTTATAATTGATGAATCTGCTCTACCAGGTCAGCGAGTAAAACTGGAAACAGCACCTGTGAGTAAAAACTGGAATTTTGGCAAAGAAG ATATTGAAGAACTTATTTTCATGCTGACAGATTCTCCG